The Paenibacillus swuensis genome contains the following window.
CACATACAGCAGGAGCGTCTGATCGAACAGGTCATGTTCGAACCAGAGCACGATCTCGGCGTATGCCGACCCGTCGCCGAGAGTCGCTTGCTGCTCCATCTGAGTTGCAATAAACTCCGCCGCCGGCACCCCCATCTTCTCCTCAAAGTACGCCGCCCGCCGCTCTACAAATCCCGTTTCATCCATATCCGCCTGGATCGGCCCGTCAATTAACATTTCCCGCCAAGCCAGCACTACCGCCTCCGTAGATGTAATAATCATACGCAGTTTATCAGCTACCGAATCTCCGTTGGTTAGATGAAGCACTTTTTGACCCATAATATCGCCCGCCTTAGCGTTTCAGCTCAATTCTCTGCCGTAGTAAATGTAAAAGTATGATGCCGTCTTCCCGCTTCCACCGTAACAACCACTTCACGCCCGGGCGCCAGCTCCTGTTCCGGCTTAAAGGAGATCCCTTGCTGATTTGCAGTGGTAGCCCCCGGAATATACTTATCGGGTTCATTCGCGTAACGAACAGGTATGCCCAGCATGTTCACTCGCGATCCCTTCCAATCCGCCGTGATCTTTACATCTCTTGGAACTTTGGTCGCTCCGTCAGCTGGATATGTGTGAGCGATCCAATTCTTCGACTGATATGCATCCCATGCAAACCAACTTACAACTCCAATCATAATGACTGCAAGAAATCCGATTTTCCTGTTACGCATCATATCCACATCAACCTTTCACAGTCGACCCGTTCAATTCCGTAATCAGCGCCCTCAACCATGCATCCAGATGTGTAAATTGATAACCGGCCTCAGCGGCTTTCGTCGTGTCCATATACCAGTCGTCCGGCACGCCGAACGGGGAGTTGTTGGCCGAATCCTCCACGGTTGCGGCCGTCTGTGCGGATCGCCCCAGCTCGTCCTCGATCAACCGAATCACTCCGCCCACGGAAATCGAACCGGAAGCACAGGCGTTGAACGGCCCGCTAACGTCCTGATCTTTCAGCCACAAGAGGAAATTTGCCGCTTCATCCGAACGAATGAAGGACATTCGCGCATCCGGATTCGGGATACCGATCGGCACACCGTCCCGCACACGGTTCATATGAAATTGCATACGCAGCGTGTAATCATCTGTACCCAGCACGATGGGAAAACGCACAGCGCAGACTGGAAAGTCGGCTTGTCGCATAAACACGGCCTCCGCCAGACGCTTGCCTTCCGCATAGTTATAAACGGCTTCCTTCAAGGGTTTGCCTTCCCCAAAGGTGAAATCGTCTTTCCCGCGGAGCTTCACAGGATATGTATAAGGGTCAAAATCATGCTCGCGCCGCGCCCCGGCACCGAACTCATAAACGGATAGTGTCGAGGTAAAAATGTAGCGTTTCACCTTCCCGCCCGCAAACGCATCGCAAGCATCCGCCGCAGACCCGGGTGAGTAGCATATATTGTCATATACAACATCCCAGCTCTTGCCCTCTGTAGCTTTCAGCAATGCCGCACGGTCCTCACGGTCCAGCTGCAACCGGGTTACACGGTCACCGAAATCATCCGGCGTCGTTCCCCGGGTTGCGATGGTCACGTCGCATCCTTGATCTAACAGGCGTTCCACCAATCTTTTGCCAAAAAAACGGGTTCCTCCGAAAATCAACACCTTACTCAACTGATCTGCCATACATATACCCCTCCCAGGTATTTATCATAAATCCTTTATCGCATTCTCCAACTGCTTACCGAATCGAGTTTCATCAGTCTTCGCCACCGCCGTGTTTGGCACCTCCGCATAATTGTACAGCACCAGCACATTGTCCGTAAAATAAACGATCGGTGCATGGGAGCTCATGATTTTTGGAGAATCTTCGTATGCCTTGAAGCCCTCTTCTCTAGTCTTCGAGTCCTTATAAAGGTACACATTCACTGCGGCATTAGAGCCTAATGAGTACCCCTGGGGGGTAATTTCTCCAAGCGGACGTTCAGTAACAGATGCATCTTTAGTAATCACTAGCCCAACTTGCCGAAAGGCTTTCTCCACATCTCCGACAGTGTGAACTTTAGCGGCTGAATCATTATTGCAGGCGGTCGTGAACATCAACAACATGCTTAAAGCTAGTATCCATTTGGTCATCGGCATCAAACTCCTTGTACTATGTTCAGCGGGGTCGGCGTTCTTACATAATAGATACGTTTATATGGTTGCAAAAGTTACTCCCGCCATCGACGATAAATGAACCAGACCATGAGCAGAAACACAACATACACCGTCAGGACAATGACCGCGTTACGCCAATTGCTAAATAGCTGATCTCCGACAATGGCGAACGTGATCATCACCGGCACCTTTCCAATAACCGTAGCAGTCAGGAACGTCAGGAACGACATTCGGCTGATTGCCGCGTACGTATTGATGGCCTGGGCCGGGAGAATTGGAATTAGTCTGGCGAACAGCAACGGTAGGAAGGGTCTTGTTTCGAATTTCGCCGTAAGCTCGGACAACTTCGCAGAACGGGAAATTCTGCTCCGGGCAGCATTCGCCATAACGTAGCGTACAATCGCGAACATGATGACCGCCGCGGCAGTGGATGCGAACACATTCAACAAACCGCCCGCAAGGAAGCCGAACTTAGCCCCAATTACCGCAGCGATCACACCGAACGGAATAACGGGTACCAGTCCAAGAAGAATCGCCAACAGGGTGATGGGCAGCAACTGAACTTCTTCCTCCTGGCTTAGCCAAGTTACAATCGGCTCCCTATAGGCAATAGCCGCAACAATCAAAATGAAATAGCTTAAGATCAACAGCTTTTTGGTCACAATGAATCCTTTCCTGCCACAATTAAGGCACTTCTACCACAAACGGGACGACAAAGACCTCGCCTTGATGCTGAAATTGCCCCCATATTTTATAAACGCCGCTTTTTGGAAACGAGGTTGCGAAGTTAGCCTCCGGGCCTGTTGCCCGTTCGTCCGTAGGATGGACATGCAGATACTGCTCGGTGTCCGCGCTTAGAATGACGACATGGCCGACAGCCCCTAGGTAAGGTTCCAAATCCGAGACGGGTGTCTGGTCGTCCGCGCGCCGAATATGAAACGATAGATTGGCGTCCATTCCTGCCATGAGATGGTCGATGTTGAGGGCAATTTCTTTGCCGTTGACTACCTTCGTGAGCTCCGATTCCGGCTCCATGGCTTTCTGTTGGGGTGCTTCTCCCGCGACCGTGATCCATTCGGTTTGGGTCATGCTCCCCATCCCTGTCGGGATAAAATCGGCAATGACTTTATACTTGCCTGCGGCAGGGAGCTTGGTTGTCACTTCAAACGTCCCTGCTTCCTTGTACTCCGGATGAATATGGTCAAAATACGATAAATCTTCGCTTACAACGATCAGATGCATCTTTTTTTCGTGATTGATATCAAATTGTTCGATTGCCTTCTCTTCATGATCCCGCAGCTCTATGGTGAGGGTAAGCTCCTCTTGCGGCTTAGGTGAAGACGCCGAAAGCTTCCACACGGCATGAACTTTGTGCTCATCCGCAGGGGATTGCGTCCGCTCCGTATGGTTCCCATGCCCCGCGTTCTTCCCATCGGCTCCGTTACCGGTCTTCGCCTCTTCCGCCTGGTGACCGGTTTTCGCATCGTCTGCCCCATGCGTCCCTTCGGCTCCATGACCGGCATTCGTCTCTTCCGTGCCGTGTCCCCCGTGCCCTGTGCCGGATCCGTCTTCGGATTTACCGCATGCCGCAAGAATGGCTATGGAAATGAACATCAAGATCGCTATTCGTCTCATGGTTTTCTTTCCTCCTGTGCGTTAAAGTTTAACCCGTTGCAAACGCAGCGCGTTCAGAACAACGGATACCGAGCTCAGCGCCATGGCCGCGCCGGCCACCCACGGGGCAAGGAATCCCGCCGCGGCAATCGGTATACCCAGCATATTGTAGGCAAGTGCCCAGAACAAGTTCTGTTTAATGTTAGCCATCGTTCGGCGGCTCATCATGATCGCTTCCGGGATACTGTTCAGGTCCCCCCGCATTAACGTAACGTCAGCTGCTTCTATCGCAATATCCGTTCCTGTTCCAATGGCAATCCCGATATCCGAGGTGGCCAACGCCGGCGCATCGTTGATACCGTCGCCCACCATGGCTACTTTACGCCCGGCTTCCTGAAGCTTGCGAACTTCATTCGCTTTCCCTTCCGGCAGCACTTCCGCCAGCACGCGTTGGATGCCTGCTTGTTTGGCGATGGCCTCAGCGGTTCGCTGATTGTCTCCGGTCATCATAATGACATCGATGTTCATTTCGCGAAGGCGGCGGACCGCTTCTCTGGACGTCTCCTTGATCGTATCCGCAACAGCGACCAATCCGGCGAATTGTCCGTCAATCGCGATGAACATGGCTGTTTTGCCCGATAACTCAAGCTGCTCTGCCTTCTTAACAGCTTCGGCGAACATGACCTTATTTTGCTCCAATAATCTGCGCGTTCCTACCAGAACCTCTTTGCCCTCTACAGTCGCCTTTATTCCGTAACCCGGCACTGCCTCAAAATCAGTCGCAGCCCCAATCTCGATGCCCCTTGCCTGAACTCCTTCCACAATCGCCTCCGCCAAAGGATGCTCGGAAGATTTCTCAGCCGCAGCGACTAGTTGAAGCATGTATGTTTCGTCCAGATCCGCCTGGTGCACAATTACATCTGTCAGCTCCGGTTTGCCTTTGGTGATCGTTCCTGTTTTGTCCAAAACCACGGTTTGAACTTGGTGCAAGCTCTCCAGATGTTCCCCGCCTTTGAACAAAATCCCGAACTCCGCCGCCCGGCCGGACCCCGCCATAATCGAGGTAGGCGTAGCCAATCCAAGCGCGCAAGGGCATGCGATCACAAGCACAGCAATAGCTTTCTCCAGTGCCGAAGCGAACACGCCGGGTTCAACAGCAAAATACCACACCAGGAAAGTAACTACAGCAATGCCGACCACGATGGGAACAAAAATACCGGAAATGCGATCCGCGACTCTCTGAATGGGTGCTTTGGAGCCTTGGGCATCCTCCACCACTTTAATGATCTGCGCCAATGCCGTTTTGGAGCCTACCTGGACAGCTTTAATGCGGAGTCGGCCGTTCTTATTCACGGTTGCGCCGATCACACGATCTCCCGCTTTCTTATCCACGGGCAGACTCTCGCCTGTCAGCATGGATTCATCCACAGTCGAAGCGCCGTCTATCACTTCACCGTCTACTGGAATCTTCTCGCCCGGTTTGACGATCACAACATCCCCAACGATCACATCTTCTATAGGCACATGCAGCTCCTGCCCGTCCCGGAGGATCAGCGCGTTCTTCGCCCCAAGGCTCATCAGCTTCTTGATCGCTCCCGAAGTTCTGCCTTTAGCCAGCGATTCGAAGTATTTCCCCAGAATAATCAAGGTAATAAGGATTGCACTCGTTTCGTAATAAAGCGAAGGCATATGATGGCCCTCCCCGCTCCCCGCCCAATCCAGCGTCAGATACAGGCTGTAGAAGTAGGCGGCCGATGTCCCGAGCGCCACCAGCACATCCATATTCGCGCTTCGGTTGCGTAGCGCTTTATAAGCGCTGATGTAGAACGGGAGACCCACCCCGAACTGAACCGGTGTAGCCAAAGCCAGCTGTACCCATGGGTTCATCAGGAATTCAGGCAGGTAAATCCATGAGGTAAAGGAGAAGTGGGAAACCATGGCCCATAACAGCGGCAAGGACAATACAGCGGATATAAGAAGCTTTCGCTTATGCGAGGAAATTTCTTGAAGTTTAGTTGCGTCTTGGTCGGATTGATTTTCTTTCAGCTTGGCTCCGTAACCTAGCTTATCTACTTTAAGAATCATCCCTTCCACGTTAACTTCGGCTTCACTGTACTCCACGGTTGCCGTTTCCAGCGCTAGGTTAACTGTGGCTTTATGCACGCCGGGCGTCTTGTTCAGCCCCTTCTCGATTCTCGTAGCGCAGGCTGCGCAGGTCATTCCCGTAATTTGCAGCGTCGTTTGCTTATTCTGCTCTTCCATGATTCCGCCTCCTTACTTAAGACAGCAAAAGCCACCGCATGCAGTGGCCTCTTCCTTTTAAACGATGTCGTAACCTTGTTCCTCAATCGCTTCTTTAATGGTTTCCAGCGTAACCTTCGATTCTTCAAATTCCACGGACACCGTGTTGCTTGCAAGATCAACAGTTGCCGTTGCGCCTGCTTCTTTAACCGCTTTCTCCACCGAATTTACACAATGGTTGCAAGACATACCTTCTACCTTCAATTTTACCGTTTGCATCATGACATCTCCTTTATTTCATCAGTTTCTGTATCGTAGTTAACAGCTCATCAATGACTTCGTCTTCGCCGGCATGCAATCGCTCGGTCACACAGGTTTTCATATGATTCTCTAATAACAGTTTACCTACGCCGTTCAGGGCAGATTGGATGGATGCAAGCTGATTCAGGACATCATCGCAATACGTATCCTTCTCAATCATGCCTTTCACCCCGCGAATCTGTCCTTCGATCCGATTTAGTCGGGATACCAGATTGGCCTTGGTTTTGTCCGAATGATGGCTCTTGCGTTCTGTACCGCAGTGATCTTTCATGTCGTTGGGTTCCATATCATCCCTCCTGTAATGATAATTTACCATACCCCCCTACCCTATGTCAAATTTAAAATAAACTTTTTTGTTATTCATCACCAAGAATGGTCAGGATGACTTAGTTGTGATGAGTCACGCACTTTATGAAAGACAACAGGCAACTATTGAGTTATACCAACAACTCGCTGTTGCAGAGAAAGAAAGTTTAGATCCTGCAATTACAAAAATCAATCATACGGACTTAATGAAAAAACTAAGGAGCCGGATTCATGGAGAAACAAGTTCCGATTAATTACCTTCCCTCTGCCGAGCAGGATCTATCGGATATTATAGACTACATTATGATGGATAATCCATCTGTAGCAGTCCGCTTATTTAGCAGAATAGATGAGAGTATCTCTACTCTTTCGAAATTCGAAGAGTACTTCATGGCAAGATGAAATACAATTTTTTGTTAATATAATCACTTAAACACCACTACCTCATGCTTTCTCTCACACAACCCCCTGATCCCCTCCGCTATGTTGCGAATCCCCTGCTCAATCAAATCCTCACGTACTTGAGAAACACTGATGCGAATCATCGTATCTTTAGCGAATGCCGGCAGGAACATCTTCTCCACCTCATCCACTTCCACATTTTCTTGCATCAGGTGTTGAATAAGTTCCTTGGCTTTGATCCCGCGAGGCAGCTCAATGGTGGAATAAAACCCGGATAATGCTTCCGAATAGAGAGCGGACACAGCAGGCAAATGCTTCTTATAAGCCTCTTGTAAAAGAATAGCTTTCCCCCTGTACAACTCTCTCATTCGTTGAATATGAGCTTGGAACATGCCGCTTTTCAGATAGATTTCGAGCGCGCCTTGCATCAGCAAAGGCGTATGTAAATCCGCGGCAAACTTGGCCCGCCGGAATGATTCGTTCATCGCTTCAGGCAGAACCGCAAGCCCGAGGCGGAGTCCTGGCAGCATGACTTTCGAGAAGCTTTTGACATAAATGACCCGGCCCGAAGGTTCGTACGCATATAGAGGATCCTGCTTCAAATTCACATCCAAGTCTCCCATATAATCATCTTCAATGATGTAGACGTCATACTGGCGGGCGAGCTCGACGATTCTGCGTTTGTCCTCATTCGTGTAGCTGTGCCCGGTAGGGTTGTGGAACCGTGAAACCATATAGAAAAACTTGATCTGATGATGTGCAAAAATATGCTCCAACCGCTCCAAATCGACCCCCGCGCCCGAAACCTCAATGCCGTACGCCTCCACATCATGATGTTGAACGGATTGAATAAAGCTCATGTGAGTAGGCTGCTCGAGACAAATGTTCGTTCGGCCATTCGGAAACGGAAGAGAGACGAAGAGGTTCAACGCTTGCTGAGAGCCCGATACCACCCAGATCCGTTCAGGCACGGTAAACACCTGTAGATCCTGCAAATGACGGGCAAGCTGCTGACGTAATGAATACAGTCCCTGAGGCTCGGAATATGTAAACATCTCCTCTTGATACCGTTCAATTGCCTGATTCATACAATGCTGGAAATCCCGATAAGGCATCGCCTCCTTGTCCGGACCGGCTGAGAGGAAGTCAATTCGGCTGGTGTTCCCGTTGTCAACGGCTCCGGTTGAACCGCCCTCCACAACGTAGTAACCGCTGTTCGGAACCGCGTAGATTCGGTGTTTACGTTCCAACTCACTGTAGGCTTTGATTACGGTGTTCATGCTGCAATTGTAGTCGGCGGACAGCGTTCGGATTGACGTCAGCTTGTCGCCTGGTTTCCAGAAACCCTGCTGTATGCGTTCCTCCATATCACATATAATCTGCGCATATTTTCTCATCGGATGCTTGCTCCCTTCCTTAACTGTATGGGTACACTCCTTAAAAACGTACCTAGCGGCCTCGAATCGAACTGCCTATACTGAACCTGTGAAACATCAAATGACAGGAGGAATTTTGCTATGAAAAAGGTAAACTTGATGATCTTGATGTTGATTTCCCTCTTAGTGGTAAGCGTAATTCATCCGGTTTCTTCGAATGCCGGCAACGCCGAATCCAAGAGGCTTCAGGTCGATCATTTGTTCCAAACTACGGATGGTACCATCGTAATCAAGAATCTCAGAACGGACAAGACCTATACGTATAACCCGGAACGAAGCGAGACGCGATACACACCGGAATCTTCTTTCAAAATCCCCAATGCTCTAATCGGTCTGGAGGAACAAGCGGTAGCGGACGAATACGAGGTGAAACGGTGGGACGGTGTCGTGCGGGCGTTTGAGACCTGGAACAGGGATCACTCGTTAGCCTCCGCCATGCGGCAATCAGCGATCTGGTTTTATCAGGATCTGGCGCGGTATATCGGGCCTGTTGCCATGCAGCGGCATGTGGATGAGATGCAGTATGGTAACCGAGATATTTCCGGGGGAATCGATACTTTTTGGCTTAACAGCAGTTTGAAAATATCCGCACGAGAACAGGTAGACTTTATCGAAGATCTGGTCGAAGAAACGCTCCCTGTTCAGAAACAGCATATGAAGACGGTGAAGAGAATGATGATCGCGGAAGAGCAGGATGAGTACACGGTTCACGGCAAAACAGGTACCAGACTATCCGACATGGGCCTCGGCTGGTTTGTCGGTTATGTGGAAACAGACAAGGACACTTGGGTGTTTGCGACCAATGTGGACAGCAGCGGGACGGTGGCGAGGAATATTACGATGGATTGTTTGGAAGACCTATTTTTGAGTACAAATGCACAGGAAATAGCAGGAAACCTTTGATATAATTGCAAAAGATCATGAGACACAATCAGAGGATGAGACATGTTGATAAAGATTAGTCGTAGGAGTAATCGCAGGTTCGCTGGTATTTTGGCAGGCGTGGTGATACTTGCTGTTATTAGCGCCATTGTGGCGTTGTATATCTACATTACGGTGGCGCCTGAACAAATTGGCTATGCCAGAGTAGACAGTACCCCGCTCACGGAGGAACATATAGGTCCTTATAAAATCGGTAACAGCATTTATGACGGGAAGTCTCCTCCGACAGCGGCGGAACCAACGGCTAATAACGAGGGCAGAGATGTTTACGCGGCCGGTGACGGTCTATACCTATACACAACTACAGGCGATTATGACATTATGGATATGACTGTGCGCGATCCAGGTCACACCACATCCAAGGGAATTACCGTCGGCAGCACCCGGGAGGACATTCGTACCGCTTACGGTAGGGAATACTCTAAACGAAGTGAACAAGGCGCTGATATTATGGTTTATTACGACAAATCGCATGCTCAGGCGCTCGAATTCTGGTTGTGGGAAGACAAAGTTGCTGAGGTACGCTGGAAAACACATTATGTGTTTAAGAGTCCTCCGGCCATATTGCGTTATTTGTAATTACCTTGGGCATAACAACCTGACTATTCACGCAGTCACCCATCATGAGAACAGTGTGGCCACCTCTAAGGAACTCAGCACACGCTATTTTGACCATATGGGCTCTTATCCTGCGCTAAGGAACTGACAGAGCGCTATTCGCACGAAACACCCCACTAAAACCTGGATAGCAGGCAAATAGCGTTTGTGGGGTTCGTTAGAATTATAAACCAGCCAAAAATAAGTAATTAGCGTTAACTGAGTTCGTTAGAGGTAATTCGGTTTATGGAGAATAACAAAAATTGCGTTATTTGTAACCAACTTGAGCATAACTAACTATTCACGCAGTCAACCATCATGAAAGCAGTGTGGCCACCTCTAAGGAACTCAGCACACGCTATTATGACCATATGGGCTCTTTTCCTGCGCTAAGGAACTGACAGAGCGCTATTCGCACGAAACACCCCATTAGAATCTGGACTGCAGGCAAATAGCGTTTGTGGGGTTCGTTAGAATTTTAAACCAGCCAAAAATGAGTAATTAGCGTTAACTGAGTTCGTTAGAGGTAATTCGGTTATGTAAAACAACTAAAAGTGAGATGAAGACGTAGGTAGAGTATAAATAAATGTAGCGGCCATCGGTCCCATAAATGATAATACTTAAGGTTAAAACCATCCCGATGATATTAAAAAACAACACTGAGCGCTTTATGGAGCAAAATATATTCAACAAAAAGAAGAGCATAAGGTTCAAACTATTAAATATCACAAATGGTGCGAGTAATATGAAAGAATAGATTAACCAGTATTCTTTTGGACTCCATACTATAGTAGTAACTAGGGTTTGCAAGACACTCAACAGTGGAGAAAATAATAACAAACCTAAAATCAATAGATTCTTGTTCACATTAGCTACCCCCATAACAAAGAGGTTACCTTAGGTCATGTACCCGAGGCAACCTCTGTTTGTTGTTGTCCTATATAATTAGCTGTTCAATCCGCGCAATGCCTCGGCCACTTTCGCCACGCGCGCGCCCAGACGGCCGGCCATGGTGAACTCCGGTTCCGTCGTTTGGCGCTCGTCTTTCGGACCCGCCACTGTAGAAGCCGCATAAGGAGATCCGCCGATGCCTTCGGTGGTGAGCTGCTCCGGATTCTCGCCGTACGGCAGCCCCACATAGATCATGCCAAAATGCATCAAAGCGATAAACGTTGTCACCGCCGTCGTTTCCTGTCCTCCGTGGATGGAGCCTGTTGAAGTGAATACACCTGTAGGCTTGCCTTCCAACGCGCCGGATTGCCATAGCGAACCAGCGGCCTCCAACACACTTTTCATCTGGGAAGGCATGATACCATAGCGCGTAGGTACGCCCCACAATATCCCGTCAGCCCACTTCAAATCCTCATGCGTTACCTCCGGTATATCCGCTTGCTTCTTCTGAGATTGGATATACACATCATCCTTCGACATAGCTTCCTTCACGGCATCAAACTCGGGCACCTTCACGATGCGAACTTCCGTTCCTTGGACGCCTTCGGCCCCTTTGGCGACCGCTTTGGCCATTTCAAATACGTGCCCGTGGGCGCTGTAGTAGACGATTAGTATTTTGCTCATATGATGCTTCTCCTCCTCCTCTTTCTTGCGAAAATTGGGATTGATCGGCAAACAGACCTCGGTAAGCAAGGGTCAGGGTTTATTAACCTTGTCCGGCGCGGGCGAATCAGAATGCGTTGTATGCCGGGCGTTCCTGAGTCATAGGGATAAGAGAGCATGTGCGGCTTGGTATGCAAAAAAAGGAACCGAACCCTCCGCGCAGAATGTGTTCTACATTAGAAATACTGCCTGATTGGAGTGACGTCATGACCGGTTCAAAAAATTTGGCCCAAGGTGAGTTGGATGAGGCCGTTGCTAATGTCCCTCCCCGCGAGATTCGCATAGGTTTGGTGCTGTATGGGGGCGTTTCGCTCGCGGTGTATATGAACGGGGTGGTGCAGGAGTTGCTTGCTCTCGTTCGTGCGCGCAGAGGCGCGGAGGCGGACCAGGAAACAGCTGATGCCGGCTGCGCTTATGGCGAATTGCTGGATCGTTTGGGCAGCGAAGTCATCATCGACATAGTGGCGGGCAATTCAGCCGGGGGGATCAATGGGGTGCTGCTGGCCAAGGCGCTGGCGACCGGAACGGATTTAAAGTCGGTAAAGCCCCTATGGCGGGATGTCGCGGACTTGAAATATCTGCTGGATCTGCGCGGCGGCGAACAGGATGCTCTGTTGAACGGGGAGTACATGTATCAGAAGCTGCTGGGGTGCTTCGAGGAGCTAAGCCGTCAGGCGGAGCTTGAGCCAGGGCTTACCGCCGAGCGGCGGAAGCAGATTGCCATGCTCGACTTGTTTGTCGCGGCCAGTGATATCCGCGGGCGGCGCTGGAGCTGGACCGACGGCAAAGGACAGGAGATTGAAGGCTTGCGCCACGGGGTGACACTGCATCGCAAGTATCGTACATTGTACGGCGGGGATGACAGCGGGGACGCGGATTGCGAAAGTCGTAACGGAATTGACAGAGACGTGGTAAGCGAGGACTGCGGAGGCGGGGATGGCGAGCAGGATAGTGGCGGAGACGCGGGCTCGGGTAGCGGTGGTGATGTAGGCAGGAACAAAGACCAAGAAGGCAAACGGCTCGGGTATGGTCGAACACGCGGCTATATGCACAATGACTTTCAGGGCGCCGCTCAAGACGATCTCCTCGCCCGCATGGCCCGCGCCACTTCGGCGATGCCCGGCGCTTTTCCCGGTCAGGCGTTCACCATGGAGGAAGTGTATGGCGCGAAAAACACCTACGATCAGCGGGATACCGTTTATCTCCATGACGGATTGTTAACGGATAACCGCCCTTTTCGCCCGGTGCTGGAGACCGTTATGGGCCGCGCGGCGGACCGCCAAGTGGACCGCTGGCTGCTCTATGTCGATCCGACGCCGGTCGATACGCACCTCAGCATGACAATGGATGCTTATCGGGCGAAGCCGAATGTGATGGAGGCGGCTTTGAGTTATTTTGGCGTGCCGCGGTATCAGTCGATTTATGAGCAGCTGAAGGCGATTGAAGCGTATCAATGCGACGTGGATACGTTGGGCGGCGTGCTGGATTTGTTGGAGGGCAAGAACGCGTTGACCCGACGTGAAGTGGACGAGGGCAAGGGGACGATGAGCGGGAACGATGATGGCGACGGTGCCGGGGGCAAGGGGACGATAAGCGGGAACGATGTTAGCAGCGGAGCCGAGGGCACAAGCGCGAAGAGCAAGACAAGCATCGGTGTCGAGGCGCTCACCGCGCTGCCCGGGTACTTGCCGTACTGCAGACTGCGGATTGAACG
Protein-coding sequences here:
- a CDS encoding DUF3376 domain-containing protein, whose translation is MTGSKNLAQGELDEAVANVPPREIRIGLVLYGGVSLAVYMNGVVQELLALVRARRGAEADQETADAGCAYGELLDRLGSEVIIDIVAGNSAGGINGVLLAKALATGTDLKSVKPLWRDVADLKYLLDLRGGEQDALLNGEYMYQKLLGCFEELSRQAELEPGLTAERRKQIAMLDLFVAASDIRGRRWSWTDGKGQEIEGLRHGVTLHRKYRTLYGGDDSGDADCESRNGIDRDVVSEDCGGGDGEQDSGGDAGSGSGGDVGRNKDQEGKRLGYGRTRGYMHNDFQGAAQDDLLARMARATSAMPGAFPGQAFTMEEVYGAKNTYDQRDTVYLHDGLLTDNRPFRPVLETVMGRAADRQVDRWLLYVDPTPVDTHLSMTMDAYRAKPNVMEAALSYFGVPRYQSIYEQLKAIEAYQCDVDTLGGVLDLLEGKNALTRREVDEGKGTMSGNDDGDGAGGKGTISGNDVSSGAEGTSAKSKTSIGVEALTALPGYLPYCRLRIERLEQDLLGGARAYFGKHGDFREAADREGAPLAALRAALWRMRADAGTLVAGMAMPDVEFYARFFLYHVKKINRALDDPGNAAAAQRKRLLARKTALWGAVDSLRQQAWLWWHLERELAALQRRLALAPPGSALAAQTRAAIDRLQAELPRHRPLIEALDRLYRGDDPRQAAEQVMHFVEHAVHHCLLNLEHPALILEAVAPQTRDPDAGPAPHVHGAEFTERLQSALLEFLAVDLFLYPLTYNAVGELNPTALVRISAGDAATLGLSGSDKLVGEDLQAFAGFLSPRWRANDLMWGRLDTADILLNYMDRTFQQRLNPDDSDTGAKLADWNAFLLRTRLNHFVTIIKEEIPYVDPKLAELFHSILEAFPGLSDDEERLHELRVFFAERYKVGRETWLHLPLSVTAGNAMDMLHNASAALKGHFRKAPIPLILLWIAGIGIDLVRLLIRIILPRKK
- the wrbA gene encoding NAD(P)H:quinone oxidoreductase, which produces MSKILIVYYSAHGHVFEMAKAVAKGAEGVQGTEVRIVKVPEFDAVKEAMSKDDVYIQSQKKQADIPEVTHEDLKWADGILWGVPTRYGIMPSQMKSVLEAAGSLWQSGALEGKPTGVFTSTGSIHGGQETTAVTTFIALMHFGMIYVGLPYGENPEQLTTEGIGGSPYAASTVAGPKDERQTTEPEFTMAGRLGARVAKVAEALRGLNS
- the blaOXA gene encoding class D beta-lactamase, which encodes MKKVNLMILMLISLLVVSVIHPVSSNAGNAESKRLQVDHLFQTTDGTIVIKNLRTDKTYTYNPERSETRYTPESSFKIPNALIGLEEQAVADEYEVKRWDGVVRAFETWNRDHSLASAMRQSAIWFYQDLARYIGPVAMQRHVDEMQYGNRDISGGIDTFWLNSSLKISAREQVDFIEDLVEETLPVQKQHMKTVKRMMIAEEQDEYTVHGKTGTRLSDMGLGWFVGYVETDKDTWVFATNVDSSGTVARNITMDCLEDLFLSTNAQEIAGNL